In Rhodothermus marinus DSM 4252, a single genomic region encodes these proteins:
- a CDS encoding metal-dependent hydrolase codes for MKLTYFGHSAFQIETNGTTLLFDPFITGNPHTQGVVTADQLRPDVILLTHAHGDHWGDTLAIARRTNALLIANFEITQYAQKHGHSNVHPMNTGGSWQFPWGRVTQTYARHSSSFPDGTYGGNPNGYILEIEGKVIYDLGDTCPFAEMAWYGEDYNIDVALMPVGDLFTMGVEGAVRAAKMLKPGLIIPIHYNTFPPIQIDIEQCRKRLEQEGFKVQVMKPGESLTL; via the coding sequence ATGAAGCTCACGTATTTCGGACATTCGGCCTTCCAGATCGAGACGAACGGCACGACGCTGCTTTTCGACCCCTTCATCACGGGCAATCCGCACACGCAGGGCGTCGTGACGGCCGACCAGTTGCGGCCGGATGTGATTCTGCTCACGCATGCGCACGGCGATCACTGGGGCGACACGCTGGCCATCGCCCGCCGCACCAACGCGCTGCTGATCGCCAACTTCGAGATCACTCAGTATGCCCAGAAGCACGGGCACAGCAACGTCCACCCCATGAACACCGGCGGCTCCTGGCAATTCCCGTGGGGCCGCGTGACGCAGACCTACGCCCGGCACTCGTCGTCCTTCCCGGACGGCACCTATGGCGGCAACCCGAACGGCTATATCCTTGAGATCGAAGGCAAGGTGATCTACGATCTGGGCGACACCTGCCCCTTCGCCGAGATGGCCTGGTACGGTGAGGATTACAACATCGACGTGGCGCTCATGCCGGTGGGTGATCTGTTCACGATGGGCGTCGAGGGGGCCGTCCGGGCCGCCAAGATGCTCAAGCCCGGCCTGATCATTCCAATTCACTACAACACGTTCCCGCCCATTCAGATCGACATCGAGCAGTGCCGCAAACGTCTGGAGCAGGAGGGCTTCAAAGTGCAGGTCATGAAGCCGGGCGAAAGCCTGACGCTCTAA
- a CDS encoding OPT family oligopeptide transporter yields the protein MERPASVSTGPYIPPDRSLPEITVKALILGVILAAVLAAANAYLGLKVGMTVSASIPAAVISMGVLRLFRRANILENNIVQTAASAGESLAAGVIFTLPALILLGYWQGFPYLDTLAVAAAGGVLGVLFTIPLRRALIIEGGLRFPEGIATAEVLIAGDEGGRGVRDIAVAAVAGGLVKLAQTGFRVLAGTVDGAVQVGRALFGFGSELGVALLGVGYIVGLRIATLVFAGGLISWLFGIPIYTALHGLPEGVEGYEAALQIWSTKIRYLGVGAMAVGGLWALLSLIRPIRDGVRASWQAVREARQGHQVAIPRTERDTPIHFVLAGTLAMALPLVFVFLHVIDQPHLGASDGTYAATIAFGVLFALVAGFLFSSVAGYMAGLVGSSNNPISGVTIATILTASLLLLVLLGSQIDLQVNAERATAAAATAILIGAVVCCAAAIAGDNMQDLKTGHLVGATPYKQQIMQMVGVLTGALVLAPVLELLFNAYGLGGVFPREGMDPSQMLAAPQASLMQSVAQGVFARSLDWTIIGIGALIAVAIIVADQVLKARGSSFRMPVLAVAVGIYLPLELSVPIFLGGLVSYAAGRALGGRQESSRGLLFASGLITGEALVGILLAIPFALAQSTDVLRLVPDSFASVAHALGVLVFLGFVYWLYRVART from the coding sequence ATGGAACGTCCTGCTTCGGTTTCGACAGGTCCCTACATCCCGCCCGATCGATCGCTGCCGGAAATTACCGTCAAGGCGCTGATTCTGGGCGTGATTCTGGCCGCCGTGCTCGCCGCGGCGAACGCCTACCTGGGCCTCAAGGTGGGCATGACCGTATCGGCCTCGATTCCGGCCGCCGTCATCTCGATGGGCGTGCTGCGGCTGTTTCGGCGCGCGAACATTCTGGAAAACAACATCGTGCAGACGGCCGCCTCGGCCGGCGAGTCGCTGGCGGCCGGCGTGATCTTCACGCTGCCGGCGCTGATCCTGCTGGGCTACTGGCAGGGCTTTCCGTATCTCGACACACTGGCCGTGGCGGCGGCCGGCGGCGTGCTGGGCGTGTTGTTCACGATCCCGCTGCGACGGGCGCTCATCATCGAAGGAGGCCTGCGCTTTCCCGAAGGCATCGCCACGGCCGAGGTGCTCATTGCGGGCGACGAAGGCGGGCGGGGCGTGCGCGACATTGCCGTGGCGGCCGTTGCCGGCGGCCTGGTCAAGCTGGCCCAGACGGGCTTCCGGGTGCTGGCCGGCACGGTGGACGGCGCCGTGCAGGTGGGCCGCGCGCTGTTCGGCTTCGGGAGCGAGCTGGGCGTGGCGCTGCTGGGCGTGGGCTACATCGTGGGGCTACGCATCGCGACGCTGGTCTTCGCGGGCGGACTGATCTCGTGGCTGTTCGGGATTCCCATCTACACGGCGCTGCACGGCCTGCCCGAGGGCGTCGAAGGCTACGAGGCCGCCCTGCAGATCTGGAGTACCAAGATTCGCTACCTGGGCGTGGGTGCCATGGCGGTCGGGGGTCTGTGGGCGCTGCTGTCGCTGATCCGTCCGATCCGCGACGGCGTGCGGGCGTCGTGGCAGGCCGTCCGGGAAGCCCGCCAGGGGCATCAGGTGGCCATCCCCCGCACCGAACGCGACACGCCCATTCATTTCGTGCTGGCCGGCACGCTGGCCATGGCGCTGCCGCTGGTGTTCGTCTTCCTGCACGTGATCGATCAACCGCACCTGGGCGCCTCGGACGGCACCTACGCGGCGACCATCGCCTTCGGCGTCCTGTTTGCGCTCGTGGCCGGCTTTCTGTTTTCGTCGGTGGCCGGCTACATGGCCGGTCTGGTGGGCTCGTCGAACAACCCGATCTCCGGCGTCACGATTGCCACGATCCTGACGGCCTCGCTGCTGTTGCTGGTGCTGCTGGGCAGCCAGATCGACCTGCAGGTGAACGCCGAACGGGCCACGGCGGCCGCCGCCACCGCCATCCTGATCGGCGCGGTGGTCTGCTGCGCAGCGGCCATCGCCGGCGACAACATGCAGGACCTCAAAACCGGCCACCTGGTGGGCGCCACGCCCTACAAACAGCAGATCATGCAGATGGTGGGCGTGCTGACCGGTGCGCTCGTGCTGGCGCCCGTGCTGGAGCTGCTTTTCAATGCCTACGGGCTCGGCGGCGTCTTTCCGCGTGAGGGCATGGATCCCTCTCAGATGCTCGCGGCACCTCAGGCCAGCCTCATGCAATCGGTGGCGCAGGGCGTCTTTGCCCGGAGCCTGGACTGGACGATCATCGGGATCGGCGCGTTGATCGCCGTCGCCATCATCGTGGCCGATCAGGTGCTGAAAGCACGCGGCAGCAGCTTCCGGATGCCCGTGCTGGCCGTGGCCGTGGGCATCTACCTGCCGCTGGAGCTGTCGGTGCCGATCTTCTTAGGTGGACTCGTCTCGTATGCGGCCGGACGAGCGCTCGGCGGGCGCCAGGAGTCGTCGCGCGGACTGCTGTTCGCCTCCGGGCTGATTACCGGCGAGGCGCTCGTGGGCATTCTGCTGGCCATTCCGTTCGCGCTGGCCCAGAGCACCGACGTGCTGCGCCTGGTGCCCGACAGCTTCGCCTCCGTGGCCCACGCGCTGGGCGTGCTCGTTTTCCTCGGCTTCGTGTACTGGCTCTATCGCGTCGCGCGTACGTAA
- a CDS encoding metallophosphoesterase family protein: MILGILSDTHGFFHPALPEAFAGVDLILHAGDVGSPEVLERLEALAPVHAVYGNIDGPELRRRLPVDLWLTLEGLRIWMTHIGGRPGRWAPGIAARLRQERPDVFICGHSHILRIERVPSLGGMLYLNPGAAGREGFHRVKTCVRLHLADGRARQAEVVHLDEIPEASAP; the protein is encoded by the coding sequence ATGATCCTCGGCATTCTCTCCGACACGCACGGCTTTTTTCATCCGGCGCTGCCCGAGGCGTTCGCGGGCGTCGACCTGATTCTGCACGCCGGCGATGTGGGCTCTCCGGAGGTGCTCGAGCGACTCGAAGCGCTGGCGCCCGTCCACGCCGTCTACGGCAACATCGACGGTCCTGAGCTGCGCCGGCGTCTTCCGGTGGACCTCTGGCTGACGCTGGAGGGCCTGCGTATCTGGATGACGCATATCGGCGGGCGTCCCGGGCGCTGGGCGCCGGGCATCGCCGCCCGTCTGCGTCAGGAGCGGCCGGACGTGTTCATCTGCGGCCACAGCCACATCCTGCGCATTGAGCGCGTCCCCTCGCTGGGCGGTATGCTCTACCTGAATCCGGGCGCGGCCGGGCGCGAAGGGTTCCACCGCGTCAAAACCTGCGTGCGGCTGCACCTGGCCGACGGCCGCGCGCGCCAGGCCGAAGTCGTGCATCTGGATGAAATCCCCGAAGCGTCGGCACCATGA
- a CDS encoding glycoside hydrolase family 13 protein produces the protein MRRLLLLTLLLIGCAPERPSGPRVPDWAADAVWYQIFPERFWNGDPTNDPTRESLEYPPALPEAPPSWRISPWTGDWYARDDWEREMGDDFYESYAVFHRRYGGDLQGVIDRLDYLQELGITAIYFNPVFYARSLHKYDGNTYHHIDPYFGPDPEGDLALMAQETEDPNTWHWTAADSLFLRLIREAHARGIRVIIDGVFNHTGRDFFAFADLRRRQQDSPYRDWYIVYSFDDPATPDTNEFDYEGWWGVKTLPVFADNEDGTDLHPGPKRYIFHATARWMDPDGDGDPSDGIDGWRLDVTNEVPVGFWADWNAYVRELNPNAYTVTELWQDASEMIVQGGFSATMNYYAFAFPVKAFLIDFGLEAPEFARLLDERRNRYPVAVQYAMQNLIDSHDTDRLASMIVNRDPADVHREQFGYDRDNSPRHNPDYDVQAPDATDRAIQRLVALFQMTYVGAPMIYYGTEAGMWGADDPDDRKPMVWPELTYADEASDPLGRPRRPDPVRFDSTLFRFYRQAIALRKQSAALRRGTFEVLMADGGLFVFRRALADEQVLVALNREENAREVALSLPEADRFRVRLATVSEGYAVTATADTLRLTLPSLSGLVLVGQ, from the coding sequence ATGCGACGCCTGTTGCTGCTGACGCTGCTGCTGATCGGATGCGCGCCGGAGCGTCCCTCCGGTCCCCGGGTGCCCGACTGGGCGGCCGATGCCGTCTGGTACCAGATTTTCCCCGAGCGCTTCTGGAACGGCGATCCCACGAACGATCCCACCCGCGAATCGCTGGAGTATCCGCCCGCGTTGCCCGAGGCGCCGCCTTCGTGGCGGATTTCGCCCTGGACCGGCGACTGGTACGCCCGCGACGACTGGGAACGGGAAATGGGCGACGACTTCTACGAGAGCTATGCGGTCTTTCACCGGCGCTACGGCGGCGACCTGCAGGGCGTGATCGATCGACTCGACTATCTGCAGGAGCTGGGCATCACGGCCATCTACTTCAACCCGGTCTTCTACGCCCGCTCGCTGCACAAGTACGACGGCAACACCTATCACCACATCGACCCGTACTTCGGGCCCGATCCGGAAGGCGACCTGGCACTCATGGCGCAGGAAACCGAAGACCCGAACACCTGGCACTGGACGGCCGCCGATAGCCTGTTTCTGCGGCTGATCCGGGAAGCCCATGCCCGCGGCATCCGCGTGATCATCGACGGCGTGTTCAACCACACGGGTCGCGACTTTTTCGCCTTTGCCGACCTGCGCCGCCGCCAGCAGGACTCGCCCTACAGGGACTGGTACATCGTCTACAGCTTCGACGACCCGGCCACACCCGACACGAACGAATTTGACTACGAGGGCTGGTGGGGCGTCAAGACGCTCCCCGTCTTTGCCGACAACGAGGACGGCACCGACCTGCATCCCGGTCCCAAACGCTACATCTTCCACGCCACGGCTCGCTGGATGGACCCCGACGGCGACGGCGATCCGTCCGATGGCATCGACGGCTGGCGGCTCGACGTGACGAACGAGGTGCCCGTGGGCTTCTGGGCCGACTGGAACGCGTACGTGCGGGAACTGAACCCGAACGCCTACACGGTCACCGAACTCTGGCAGGACGCCAGCGAGATGATCGTGCAGGGCGGCTTTTCGGCCACGATGAACTACTATGCATTTGCCTTTCCGGTGAAGGCGTTTCTGATCGACTTCGGACTGGAGGCGCCCGAGTTTGCCCGCCTGCTTGACGAACGACGCAATCGCTACCCGGTGGCCGTGCAGTACGCCATGCAGAACCTGATCGACTCGCACGACACGGATCGGCTGGCGTCGATGATCGTCAACCGGGATCCGGCGGACGTGCACCGCGAACAGTTCGGCTACGATCGGGATAACTCGCCGCGCCACAACCCGGATTACGACGTGCAGGCGCCCGACGCCACCGACCGGGCCATTCAGCGCCTGGTGGCGCTTTTCCAGATGACCTACGTGGGCGCGCCGATGATCTACTACGGCACGGAGGCGGGCATGTGGGGCGCCGACGACCCGGACGATCGCAAGCCCATGGTCTGGCCCGAGCTGACCTACGCCGACGAGGCATCCGATCCGCTGGGGCGGCCGCGCCGGCCCGATCCGGTGCGCTTCGACAGCACGCTCTTTCGCTTCTACCGGCAGGCAATCGCCCTGCGGAAGCAATCGGCCGCGCTGCGTCGCGGCACGTTCGAGGTGCTGATGGCCGACGGCGGGCTGTTCGTGTTCCGGCGGGCACTCGCGGACGAACAGGTGCTGGTGGCGCTCAACCGTGAGGAAAACGCACGGGAGGTGGCCCTGTCGTTGCCTGAAGCGGACCGTTTCCGGGTGCGTCTGGCAACGGTGTCCGAAGGCTATGCCGTCACCGCCACAGCCGATACGCTTCGCCTGACGCTACCCTCGCTGAGCGGTCTTGTGCTGGTCGGGCAGTGA
- a CDS encoding LA_3696 family protein, giving the protein MAILTVPKVLREKLGDDGVEALIALLNEAAHHERNNLLGILEERFERRVTEEGKRLEVQMAETEKRLDYRITEEVAKLDNRITEEIAKLDSRLTEEVACLDRRLTEEVARLETRLSTQMAATRADLIRWMFIFWVGQIGTLVALLFAFLR; this is encoded by the coding sequence ATGGCCATTCTGACCGTTCCTAAAGTGCTCCGCGAAAAACTCGGCGACGATGGCGTCGAGGCGCTCATCGCGCTTTTGAACGAAGCGGCCCATCACGAGCGCAACAACCTGCTGGGTATTCTGGAGGAACGCTTCGAGCGGCGGGTGACGGAGGAAGGTAAGCGGCTGGAGGTGCAGATGGCCGAGACGGAAAAGCGTCTGGATTATCGAATCACGGAGGAGGTGGCCAAGCTGGACAACCGGATCACCGAGGAAATTGCCAAACTGGATAGCCGACTCACAGAGGAGGTAGCTTGCCTGGACCGTCGCCTCACCGAAGAAGTCGCTCGTCTGGAGACGAGGTTGAGTACACAGATGGCCGCAACACGCGCCGACCTGATCCGGTGGATGTTTATCTTCTGGGTGGGACAGATCGGAACACTCGTTGCCCTCCTGTTTGCCTTTCTCAGGTAA
- a CDS encoding alpha-amylase family glycosyl hydrolase: MRRFWLFALLFWYGATVASGQVVWTDPAVVRVDRPVTIYFNAKEGTGGLAGYTGDVYAHTGVITNESRTDTDWRYVKADWGENRADIRMERIGEDLYRLHIPDIRAYYQDYSGTPPPGAPPWDNIYDEQILKLAFVFRNADGSREGKDVGGRDIFVDVAPPGLAVTFAAPSVTPLRPLIAPRDTSVEVVAVADPGAGATLTAFRLLVEGVEVAQTTDDTLRYTLTLNVPGRFDVLAIAENSLGEADTAAFYAVRNPAVEDRPRPPGIEDGINYDPNDPTRVTLSLYAPGKSFVYVIGDFTNWEVDPAYFMYRDAPRPDSVHWWITIEGLTPGQEYAFQYFIDGELRLADLFAHKVLDPWHDPFIPSSTYPNLKPYPTGKTEGIVAVLQPGAPQYQWQVTDFERPPAHELVIYELLLRDFVAKHDYATLIDTLDYLERLGVNAIELMPVAEFDGNISWGYNPAFHLAPDKYYGPADDLKRFVDECHRRGIAVILDVVYNHATGNSPLVQLYGPTADNPFINIPARHPFNVFYDLNHEHPYIQYWLDRANRYWLEEFRVDGFRFDLSKGFTQKYTDNDVGAWSAYDASRIRLLKRMADAIWAVDSTAYIILEHFADNQEEKELAAYGQDRGRAGMLLWHNLNRAFSQSVMGYLNDPNFSSDLTTIYYKNRGFPTPNLIAYMESHDEQWLMYRMRAYGARQGSYDVRSLPVALDRMKLAGAFFFTVPGPKMIWQFGELGYGYGERGEQCLEGAGDSCPSIAPGRIDPKPIRWDYRNDPLRMKLYKTWAELLRLRREHAVFRSPETQVRMRLQHGVPGRWLSLTHPELSVVVVGNFGLEPLVVTPTFPQTGTWYDYFNGDSLVVDDPNTGIELLPGEFRLYTNRYVGQAEPGLITVGVASGDASTRPERVRLETPFPNPFRTQVTLRYALPEPMRVKLAVYDLLGRRIATLADGLQAAGRHTITWMPEKLAAGLYLVRLEAGGHTETRPVLFAP; encoded by the coding sequence ATGCGCAGGTTCTGGCTGTTTGCGCTGCTGTTCTGGTATGGCGCGACCGTCGCTTCCGGACAGGTGGTCTGGACCGATCCCGCTGTGGTGCGCGTGGATCGGCCCGTCACGATCTACTTCAATGCAAAGGAAGGCACGGGCGGGCTGGCCGGCTACACGGGCGACGTCTACGCGCACACGGGCGTCATCACGAATGAAAGCCGCACCGACACCGACTGGCGCTATGTGAAAGCGGACTGGGGCGAAAACCGTGCGGACATCCGCATGGAGCGCATCGGCGAAGACCTCTATCGCCTGCACATCCCCGACATTCGCGCCTACTATCAGGATTACTCGGGCACGCCGCCGCCCGGGGCGCCGCCGTGGGACAACATCTACGACGAGCAGATCCTCAAGCTGGCTTTCGTCTTTCGGAATGCCGACGGCTCGCGTGAGGGCAAAGACGTGGGTGGCCGCGACATTTTCGTGGACGTGGCGCCGCCCGGTCTGGCCGTCACGTTTGCCGCGCCGAGCGTGACGCCGCTGCGCCCGCTCATCGCACCGCGCGACACCAGCGTGGAGGTCGTCGCCGTGGCCGATCCGGGGGCCGGCGCCACGCTGACGGCCTTCCGCCTGCTGGTCGAAGGCGTCGAAGTAGCGCAGACCACCGACGACACGCTTCGCTACACGCTGACGCTGAACGTGCCCGGTCGTTTCGACGTGCTGGCCATCGCCGAAAACTCGCTGGGCGAGGCCGATACGGCCGCCTTCTACGCCGTCCGCAACCCTGCCGTCGAGGACCGGCCGCGTCCGCCCGGCATCGAAGACGGGATCAACTACGACCCGAACGATCCCACACGGGTCACGCTCTCGCTTTACGCGCCGGGCAAGTCGTTCGTCTACGTGATCGGCGACTTCACGAACTGGGAGGTGGACCCGGCCTACTTCATGTACCGCGACGCACCGCGGCCCGACAGTGTCCACTGGTGGATCACCATCGAAGGACTCACGCCGGGGCAGGAGTACGCTTTCCAGTACTTTATCGACGGCGAGTTGCGGCTGGCCGATCTGTTCGCGCACAAGGTGCTCGATCCCTGGCACGATCCGTTCATCCCGAGCAGCACGTACCCGAACCTGAAGCCCTACCCGACCGGCAAGACCGAAGGGATCGTGGCCGTGCTGCAACCCGGCGCGCCACAGTATCAATGGCAGGTGACCGACTTCGAGCGGCCGCCCGCGCACGAGCTGGTCATCTACGAGCTGCTCCTTCGCGACTTCGTGGCGAAGCACGACTACGCCACGCTTATCGACACGCTCGACTACCTGGAGCGCCTGGGCGTCAACGCCATCGAACTGATGCCCGTGGCCGAGTTCGATGGCAACATCAGCTGGGGCTACAACCCGGCCTTTCATCTGGCGCCCGACAAGTACTACGGTCCGGCCGACGACCTCAAGCGCTTCGTGGACGAGTGTCACCGCCGCGGCATTGCCGTCATCCTTGATGTCGTCTACAACCATGCCACGGGCAATTCGCCGCTGGTGCAGCTCTACGGCCCCACCGCAGACAATCCTTTCATCAACATCCCCGCCCGCCATCCCTTCAACGTATTCTACGACCTGAACCACGAGCACCCCTACATCCAGTACTGGCTTGACCGGGCCAACCGTTACTGGCTGGAGGAATTCCGCGTGGACGGCTTCCGCTTCGACCTTTCGAAAGGCTTTACGCAGAAATACACCGACAACGACGTCGGCGCCTGGAGCGCCTACGACGCCTCGCGCATCCGGCTGCTCAAGCGCATGGCCGATGCGATCTGGGCGGTCGATTCCACGGCCTACATCATTCTGGAGCATTTTGCGGACAATCAGGAAGAAAAAGAACTGGCCGCCTACGGGCAGGATCGTGGACGCGCCGGGATGCTGCTCTGGCATAACCTGAACCGCGCCTTCAGCCAGAGCGTGATGGGGTACCTGAACGACCCGAACTTTTCGTCCGATCTGACCACGATCTATTACAAAAACCGGGGTTTCCCGACGCCGAACCTGATCGCCTACATGGAAAGCCACGACGAACAGTGGCTTATGTACCGGATGCGGGCCTACGGGGCGCGGCAGGGATCCTACGACGTGCGGAGCCTGCCCGTGGCGCTGGATCGGATGAAGCTGGCCGGGGCGTTTTTCTTCACAGTGCCCGGACCGAAAATGATCTGGCAGTTCGGCGAGCTGGGTTATGGCTACGGCGAGCGCGGCGAGCAGTGCCTGGAAGGCGCGGGCGATAGCTGTCCGTCCATTGCGCCCGGCCGTATCGATCCGAAGCCCATCCGCTGGGACTATCGCAACGATCCGCTCCGGATGAAGCTGTACAAGACCTGGGCCGAGCTGCTCAGGCTTCGGCGCGAACATGCCGTGTTCCGCAGCCCGGAAACGCAGGTGCGCATGCGATTGCAGCACGGCGTGCCCGGTCGGTGGCTCTCGCTCACGCATCCGGAGCTGAGCGTTGTGGTGGTGGGCAACTTCGGCCTGGAGCCGCTGGTGGTCACGCCCACGTTCCCGCAGACGGGCACCTGGTACGACTACTTCAACGGCGACTCGCTGGTGGTCGACGATCCGAATACAGGCATCGAACTGCTGCCCGGCGAGTTCCGGCTCTACACAAACCGTTATGTGGGGCAGGCCGAGCCAGGCCTGATCACCGTGGGCGTCGCTTCGGGCGATGCGTCGACGCGGCCGGAACGCGTGCGGCTGGAGACGCCATTTCCGAACCCGTTCCGCACGCAGGTTACGCTCCGCTATGCGCTGCCCGAGCCGATGCGGGTAAAGCTGGCCGTTTACGATCTGCTGGGCCGTCGGATTGCCACGCTGGCAGACGGCCTGCAGGCGGCCGGACGACACACGATCACCTGGATGCCTGAGAAGCTGGCGGCCGGGCTGTATCTGGTGCGGCTCGAAGCCGGCGGCCACACGGAAACCCGCCCGGTGCTGTTTGCTCCCTGA
- a CDS encoding PP2C family protein-serine/threonine phosphatase, with protein MSDAPTVRPTDRFDLRALYEASRLLSTSDDRAAVVRNLLLSTLSKLLVTRGAVLLFDPLMQRFRVADARGPIDLAPGTELALPLPDTDRLLHDAEVPEALRARGLCLLVPLMFRHRLLGLLVLGRKATGQPFSKRELEFVQALATLSAAALHNALLIEELQQANRDLDLRLQQLDTLFELAQEFNATIDRNRLAHLLSLALMGQLLINRYLLLVRIEAADGNATFEVLASRGLPSTLPPERIEQLGRLEQPLLLEEAPPAWDWLRAFQLYLVLPIRQQGVTQAVLGLGRRINGAPYGPGELEFLYALGTLAASAIRNTFLIEAQIERQHLERELQQARQIQQRLLPRRLPEVPGVELAACALPSQEVGGDYYDVLREPDGSLRLAIADVAGKGMAAALLMANLQACLHVLVPLESTLERSTSQINRVVCENTEADRFITFFQARYTPSTRQLAYVNAGHNPPMLLRASGRAERLSRGGLLLGVLPDARYEAERLSLAPGDLLVLFTDGVTEAMGPGDEPFGEDRLLACLQAHRHASARAIVEAVRQAVEQFTGRPANSDDDFTLVVLKVLPS; from the coding sequence ATGAGCGACGCCCCTACCGTCAGACCGACCGACCGCTTCGACCTGCGGGCGCTCTACGAAGCGAGCCGCCTGCTGAGCACTTCGGACGACCGGGCGGCCGTCGTGCGCAACCTGCTGCTCTCGACGCTGAGCAAGCTGCTGGTCACACGCGGTGCCGTGCTGCTGTTCGACCCGCTGATGCAACGCTTCCGGGTGGCCGACGCCCGGGGACCGATCGACCTGGCGCCGGGCACCGAGCTGGCGCTGCCGCTACCGGATACGGACCGCCTGCTGCACGACGCGGAGGTGCCCGAAGCGCTCCGCGCCCGGGGACTCTGCCTGCTGGTGCCCCTGATGTTTCGCCATCGGCTGCTGGGTCTGCTGGTGCTGGGCCGTAAGGCCACGGGCCAGCCTTTTTCGAAACGCGAACTGGAGTTCGTGCAGGCGCTGGCCACGCTGTCGGCCGCCGCGCTGCACAATGCGCTGCTTATCGAGGAACTACAACAGGCCAACCGGGACCTGGATCTGCGCCTGCAGCAACTCGACACGCTGTTCGAGCTGGCACAGGAATTCAATGCGACGATCGATCGAAACCGGCTGGCGCATCTGCTCTCGCTGGCGCTGATGGGCCAGCTCCTCATCAATCGCTATCTGTTGCTGGTCCGCATTGAGGCCGCCGACGGAAACGCCACGTTCGAGGTGCTTGCCAGCCGCGGACTGCCCTCCACGCTGCCGCCAGAACGGATCGAACAACTGGGCCGCCTCGAACAGCCGCTGTTGCTGGAAGAAGCGCCCCCTGCCTGGGACTGGCTGCGGGCCTTTCAACTCTACCTGGTGCTGCCCATCCGGCAACAGGGGGTCACCCAGGCCGTGCTGGGCCTGGGCCGACGCATCAACGGCGCGCCCTACGGTCCGGGCGAACTGGAGTTTCTCTACGCGCTGGGCACGCTGGCCGCCTCGGCCATCCGCAACACGTTTCTGATCGAAGCCCAGATCGAACGCCAGCACCTGGAGCGTGAGCTGCAGCAGGCCCGCCAGATCCAGCAGCGCCTGCTGCCCCGGCGCCTGCCCGAAGTGCCGGGCGTGGAGCTGGCCGCCTGTGCCCTGCCCAGCCAGGAGGTGGGCGGCGATTATTATGATGTACTGCGCGAACCCGACGGGAGTCTGCGCCTGGCCATCGCCGACGTGGCCGGCAAAGGCATGGCCGCCGCCCTGCTCATGGCCAACCTGCAGGCCTGCCTGCACGTGCTCGTGCCGCTCGAAAGCACGCTGGAACGGAGCACGTCTCAGATCAACCGCGTCGTCTGCGAAAACACCGAGGCCGACCGCTTCATCACGTTTTTCCAGGCACGCTACACCCCCTCCACCCGTCAGCTTGCCTACGTGAACGCCGGCCACAATCCGCCGATGCTGCTCCGCGCGTCCGGCCGGGCGGAGCGGCTGAGCCGCGGCGGCCTGCTGCTGGGCGTGCTTCCCGACGCCCGCTACGAAGCCGAACGCCTCTCCCTTGCGCCGGGCGACCTGCTCGTGCTGTTCACCGACGGCGTCACCGAAGCGATGGGACCCGGCGACGAACCCTTCGGCGAAGACCGCCTGCTGGCCTGCCTGCAGGCCCACCGCCACGCCTCGGCCCGGGCCATCGTCGAGGCCGTACGCCAGGCCGTCGAGCAGTTCACCGGTCGCCCGGCCAACAGCGACGACGACTTCACCCTGGTCGTTCTGAAAGTGCTACCTTCCTGA
- a CDS encoding DUF433 domain-containing protein: MEKPEVLWTRIEVNPRIMLGKPVIRGTRIPVELILRKLSEGATEEMLLEAYPHLTREDIRAALAFAAALLANEESLTL, encoded by the coding sequence ATGGAAAAGCCAGAGGTCCTGTGGACGCGTATTGAGGTCAATCCGCGCATCATGCTCGGGAAGCCGGTCATTCGCGGCACACGCATTCCCGTAGAACTCATTCTTCGCAAATTAAGCGAAGGTGCCACCGAAGAAATGCTCCTGGAAGCTTACCCCCACCTGACGCGTGAGGACATTCGGGCTGCCCTGGCTTTCGCTGCCGCCCTATTGGCCAACGAAGAGTCCTTAACGCTTTAA